AGGCTGTTCGAGACCGGCGGTAACGACTACGAGCTCTACGAGGAGGACGAGGAGTTCGTACTGAGCGTCGAGCTGCCGGGGTTCGACCCCGAGGAGATCGACGTGACGTGGCACGAGGGCGTACTCAACGTCGCCGCCGAGCACGACGACGAGACGCGCGGCACGCGCCGGACCTACCACCGGCGGTTCCGCTTCCCGAAGGGCGTCGACGACGAGGAGATCGCCGCCGAGTACCGCAACGGCATCCTCGAAGTGCGCCTGCCCATCTACGAGGGCGCCACCGCTCGCGGCACGCAGATCGAGGTCCAGACCTGACGACGGTCGAAAGACTGTCAGGCTTCCGCACGCGACCGTCGTCGGTACCGTCGCTCGCGCGACGCGAGTTTTTTCCTGCCCCGCCCGGTAGCGGCGGGTATGTCCGACGACTCGCGGACGCTCTCGCCGGACGAGGCCTTCGAGGTCCTCGGGAACGAGACGCGGGTCGCCATCCTCAGCGCGCTGGGCGGCGCCGACGAACCGGTGTCGTTCTCGGCGCTGCGCGACCGCGTCGGGATGGCCGACTCCGGCCGGTTCAACTACCACCTCGACCGGCTGACCGGCCACTTCGTCCGCAACCGGGAGGCCGGGTACGAGCTCCGCAGAGCCGGCGAACGCGTCGTCGAGGCGGTCCTCTCGGGGGCGGTCACCGCGGCGCCGGTCCTCGAACGGACCGAGATCGACCACCCCTGTCACTTCTGCGGCGCGCCGGTCGCCGTCCGCTTCCGCGAGGAGCGCGTCGAGGTGTTCTGCACCGAGTGTCCGGGCACCTACAGCCGGACGAGTTCGCCCGATGACTCCGCTGACGCGGGCAAGGCGGCGGCCGACGGCTATCTCGGCTACCACCCGCTCCCGCCGGCCGGCGTCGCCGGGCGCGACCCGGCGGCGGTGTTCCGCGCGGCCTGGACCTGGGGCCACCTCGAACTGTTCGCCGCCGCCGCGGGCGTCTGTCCCCGCTGTTCGGCCGCGCTCGACCGTCGCCGCCGCGTCTGCGAGTCCCACGACGCCGACGCTCGTGATGCGGATGCTCGCGACGCCGACGGCGGCCTCTGTGACGCCTGCGGCCGCCGCTACGCCGTCGCCGTCGACCTGGACTGCTCGAACTGCATCTACGAGGAGAGCGGCGCGGCCGTCGTCGGGCTGGCGGACTCGCCCGCCCTCCTCGCCTTTCTCCTCGACCACGGCCTGAACCCGCTGGCCCCGACCGACGAGACGCTCCCCGCGCTGTCGGCCGCGTACAACGACTTCGAGGAGTCGGTCCGGTCGACCGACCCCTTCGAGGCGCGGTTCACCTTCGCCGTCGACGGCGACGAACTCGCGCTCACCGTCGACGACGACCTGCGGGTCGTCGACGCCGAGCGCCGGTGAGCGGGTCCCCTGCGTTTTTCCGGCGGCCGCCCGTCCGGTCGGTATGCGCGAGTTCGCCGACGACCCGCCGGTCGAGGAGCGGGTCGGCGACCTGCTGGGGGAGCGCGCCGAAACCGTCGCCGTCGCCGAGACCGCGACCGGGGGACTCGTCGGGGCGCTGCTGACGAGCGTCCCCGGCGCGAGCGACTACCTCGACCGCGTCGTCGTCCCCTACGACTACGACGCGCTCCGGACCGTCCTGGCGGTCCCCCGCGAGACGCTCGACGAACACGGCGCCGTCAGCGAGCCGGTCACCCGCGCCCTCGCCCGCGCGGCCCGCGACACCGCCGACGCGACCTGGGGGGTCGCCACCGCCGGCGTCGCCGGCCCCGGCGGCGGCACCGAGGAGAAACCGGTCGGCACCGGCTTCGTCGGCGTCGCCCACGCCGCCCCCTGGGAGTCGGGGGACTCGACCGCCAGCGTCTCCCGCTACGCGTTCGACGGCGACCGCGGCGCCGTCCGCGAGCGGCTCGCCCGCCGCGCGCTCCGGGACCTGGAGACCGCGGTCAGCTCGCACGACTGACGCCGCTCCCGGTATCGCGAGCCCCGCGGGGCTCGCCGCTGGGTGATCACCGACGGGGTTCGCCGGTCGCCGAAGGGCAACACTTGTGACCCGCGGGTCCATCGCATCGCTCCATGGACAAGCGCGGACACGTGTTGAACGCGGTCTTTCTCGCCGTGGGCCTGGGGTTCATCCTCGAACCCGCGGGCGACGTGGCGACGTTCCGGACCATCGCCGCGGTGTTCGTCCCGCTGGTGCTCGGGGCCCTGTTCCCCGACGTGGACACCCACTTCGGGAAACACCGCAAGACGCTGCACAACCTTCCGATCCTCGGGATCGTCGCCGCCTATCCGATCTACTTCGGGAACCTTCACTGGGTGTGGCTCGGCGTGCTCACCCACTACGTCCTCGACGCGCTCGGGACGACCCGCGGGATCGCCCTCTTCTACCCCCTCTGGGACGAGGAGTTCGGCGCCCCCATCGGCGTCCCCGTCAGCAGCGACTACGCCGACGCCATGATGCTCGCCGTCACCGCCTTCGAACTCGTCGTCGCCGCCGGCCTCGTCCACGTCCTCCCCGCCTACCTCCCCGAGGGCGTCACCCTCCCGTTCTGAACCGATTTCGCCCCCCGTTCTCCCGGTGTGATCGAAGTGAACGGTGCTGTGCAGTGCGGTCGGCGCGTGCTGTCGAGCGTGCCCGCCGCCTGGCGGGCCGCTCGAAATAGCCGCGCGAGGTATTCGTGAACTGTGTGAACGAAGGCTCGTCGGAGCGTGCTCCGACGGTGGATGAGCGACGCCAGGAGCGAATCGGCTGGGGAGGTTCGTGGCCGTCTGCGGTGTGGTGCCGTGCTGTGCTGTCCTGGCGGACTGAACGGGCGAGGCGCGCTCGCGCCGACAGTCGCCTGAGCGACCCCTATCCGCGCGGGCGGTGCGGAGAGCGCGGATATGTCGCTCAGCGACCGCGAGCGGGCCGAGGGCTTTCAGCGCATGTTGTCCGGTGCTGTCGATCCAATTCAGAGCGAGCGGGCCGAGGGCTTTCAGCGCCTGCTGTCGAGTGCGGTCACGATAACTAGCAGACGTGATCAGGAAGTCACGCGAGGGGGGAGGGGGAACGTTTTTACAGAGCGGCGGGCATGACTCGGGTATATGGCCTCCTGGGAGTGTGCGATCGACGGCGACGACGAGCAGTTCGACCGGGTCGAGGACCTGATCGTCCACCAGTCGACGGCACACGAGCGCATCGAGTGCAAGGTCTGCGGGACCGTCCTCCCGGACGGCTACTTCGCGATCCGCCACGCCTTCGACGAGCACAGCCGCGCCGAGTACGTCCGCGCCTACGACGCGACCGCCAAGGAGGTCCGGCGCCGCGAGAACGTCAAGGAGAACATCGAGGAGGAGGCCGACATCCGCGAGGTCATCGACCGCCTCGAAGGCGGCAACGGCGCTATCTGAGGGCGTCTTTTCAGCTATCGGTCCCCTGGCGGTAGCGTCGCGGATCCGCCACCGAAAGAACCGCACGAGAGCGACCCTACTTCGAGGAGAGCAGGTAGCCGCCGACGCCCATCGAGAGGACGGCGAGCAGCACCGAGGCGAGCCGGATCAGCTGCGGGGTCGCGCCCAGCGGCGGCTCGCTCGTGGCGGTCGCCATCGCGTCGTAGCGCTGGGTCGTCTCCGCGCGCCGTTGTTCCTCCTCGCTCGCGTTCTCTCCGGGCCGCGGACCGAAGTTCGGTTCGTCTGCCGGCGGGAGGTCGCCGCCGTCCTCGGGGCGCTCGATGACGACCGCCCGGACCGCGCTCACGTTGTCGTTCTCGAAGGCCTGTCGGCGCTCGGTCGCATTGAGGTAGCTGAACTCCGGCGCGCCCTCGCCGACGGGGACGCGGTACTCGCCGTCGTTCTCCAGGGTCGTCCGGTACAGCTCCTGGCCGCGCGCCGAGAGGTTCTCGTAGGCGATCACCTCGTGGCCTTCCTCGCGGAGCTCCTCGGGGGTGCCGGTCGCGTACGACCCCGTGTCGTGGACGAGCATCGCCTGGACCGGGAAGACGGCCGGGACCGTGAACAGGACGGCCGCCAGGACGACCAGCGCCGTGCCGACAGCGTTGCGTCGGTTCATTCCAGATCAGCCCTCTCGAACAGCAGATAGCCGACCAGCAGCGGTACCACCAGCCAGAACGCGAGCACGACCAGCGAGAACTGGTCCTGCAGGTAGACCGGGAGCGCGTCGTTGGCCCCGGCCGGCTCGAACCGCAGGTCCTCCGGCAGGCTCGACCGGAAGACGTTCTGGCGCATCTCCGTCGGCATCACGAGGTTGACGGCCTTGCGGTAGGCCAGGTAGGGGCTGGTGTACTGGACGGCGTTGTACAGGTCGGGGTTGGCGTCGGCGCCCAGCAGCGTCGTGTGGAGCCAGCGGGCGATGTCGCCGACCGACGCGACCGGGAAGACGTACAGGATGACGAGCACGAAGTACGTCCCGAACGCGCCCGCGATGGCGCGGCTCCGCGACGCGGCGGCCGACGACATCGCCAGCGCGATGCTGACGAACGTCGACCCGTAGACGAGCGTCACCAGTAGCGTCCCGAAGATCACCGCGGCCGGGAACGCGCCGTGACGGGCCAGCGCCGTGCTGACCGCCGCGACGTACATGAACGCGACGCCGCCGGCGACGATGCCGTTGCGGCTCAGCAGCTTCCCGACGAAGACGCTCCGGCGCGTGTTCGGCAACGAGAGCAGGAACTTGATCCCGCCGCCCTCGCGCTCGCCGGCGATGGCCAGGTAGCTCGCCACCAGCGCGACGATGGGGAGGAGGACGGCCAGCAGCATCGTCAACACCCGAAAGAGCGCACGCACCTGCTCGGCGTCCGGCCCGGGCGCGCCGCCCGAGACGTAGCCGACGAACGCCGCGATGAGTCCCAGCACGACCGCCGCCGCCCACAGCAGTTTCGACCGGCGCGCGGCCTTGAAGTCCTTCTTCGCGACCGTGACCGTGCTCATGCCGACGCCTCCCGGGAGTCGTCCAGTTCGACGCTCTCGCCGACGGTCCCGTCGGCGTCGCGGCCGCCGCCGGTGAACTGGTTGAACAGCTCCTCCAGCGAGGTGTTGTCCGCGAGGATGTCGACGACCTCGGCCCGCTCGTCGACCCGCCTGACCACGTCGACCTTCGCGCTCGGGTCCGAACACTCCGCGACGAGCGTCGTGTCGGTCACGTCGACCGCCGAGACGCCCGTGATGTCGCCGATGCCGTCGACCCGCGGCGGCTCCGCGCACTCCAGTTCGATGGTGGCCTGGCCGGTGGCGCTCTCGCGCAGCCCCTCGATGGAGTCGACGGCGACCAGCTCCCCCTCGTTCATCACGCCGACGCGGTCGCAGACCGCCTCGACCTCCGAGAGGATGTGGCTGGAGAAGAAGACGGTCGTCCCGTCGGCGGCGCGGTCGCGGATGACCGACCGCATGTGCTGGATGCCGTTCGGATCCAGCCCCGTCGAGGGCTCGTCGAGGATCAGCAGGTCGGGGTCGTCGGCCAGCGCCATGCCGAACGCGAGGCGCTGTTGCATCCCCTTGGAGTAGCCCGACGCGACGCGGTCGGCGTCGTCGGCGATCCCCACGAGATCGAGCAACTGCTCGGGGTCGTCGTCGGCGTCTTTGGTCTCGACGGCCCACTCCATGTACTCGCGGCCGGTGAGGTAGTC
Above is a genomic segment from Halosimplex halophilum containing:
- a CDS encoding CinA family protein, yielding MREFADDPPVEERVGDLLGERAETVAVAETATGGLVGALLTSVPGASDYLDRVVVPYDYDALRTVLAVPRETLDEHGAVSEPVTRALARAARDTADATWGVATAGVAGPGGGTEEKPVGTGFVGVAHAAPWESGDSTASVSRYAFDGDRGAVRERLARRALRDLETAVSSHD
- a CDS encoding metal-dependent hydrolase; translation: MDKRGHVLNAVFLAVGLGFILEPAGDVATFRTIAAVFVPLVLGALFPDVDTHFGKHRKTLHNLPILGIVAAYPIYFGNLHWVWLGVLTHYVLDALGTTRGIALFYPLWDEEFGAPIGVPVSSDYADAMMLAVTAFELVVAAGLVHVLPAYLPEGVTLPF
- a CDS encoding winged helix-turn-helix domain-containing protein — encoded protein: MSDDSRTLSPDEAFEVLGNETRVAILSALGGADEPVSFSALRDRVGMADSGRFNYHLDRLTGHFVRNREAGYELRRAGERVVEAVLSGAVTAAPVLERTEIDHPCHFCGAPVAVRFREERVEVFCTECPGTYSRTSSPDDSADAGKAAADGYLGYHPLPPAGVAGRDPAAVFRAAWTWGHLELFAAAAGVCPRCSAALDRRRRVCESHDADARDADARDADGGLCDACGRRYAVAVDLDCSNCIYEESGAAVVGLADSPALLAFLLDHGLNPLAPTDETLPALSAAYNDFEESVRSTDPFEARFTFAVDGDELALTVDDDLRVVDAERR
- a CDS encoding Hsp20/alpha crystallin family protein; protein product: MALPDRPVSSWFQGMDLPNRLFETGGNDYELYEEDEEFVLSVELPGFDPEEIDVTWHEGVLNVAAEHDDETRGTRRTYHRRFRFPKGVDDEEIAAEYRNGILEVRLPIYEGATARGTQIEVQT
- a CDS encoding ABC transporter ATP-binding protein; protein product: MPSIQTNGLTKTFGEDVVAVDSLDLTIEEGEIFGFLGPNGAGKSTTINMLLDFIRPTAGSAQVFGMDAQRECAAIRERIGVLPEGYGFDDYLTGREYMEWAVETKDADDDPEQLLDLVGIADDADRVASGYSKGMQQRLAFGMALADDPDLLILDEPSTGLDPNGIQHMRSVIRDRAADGTTVFFSSHILSEVEAVCDRVGVMNEGELVAVDSIEGLRESATGQATIELECAEPPRVDGIGDITGVSAVDVTDTTLVAECSDPSAKVDVVRRVDERAEVVDILADNTSLEELFNQFTGGGRDADGTVGESVELDDSREASA
- a CDS encoding ABC transporter permease subunit; amino-acid sequence: MSTVTVAKKDFKAARRSKLLWAAAVVLGLIAAFVGYVSGGAPGPDAEQVRALFRVLTMLLAVLLPIVALVASYLAIAGEREGGGIKFLLSLPNTRRSVFVGKLLSRNGIVAGGVAFMYVAAVSTALARHGAFPAAVIFGTLLVTLVYGSTFVSIALAMSSAAASRSRAIAGAFGTYFVLVILYVFPVASVGDIARWLHTTLLGADANPDLYNAVQYTSPYLAYRKAVNLVMPTEMRQNVFRSSLPEDLRFEPAGANDALPVYLQDQFSLVVLAFWLVVPLLVGYLLFERADLE
- a CDS encoding DUF7565 family protein, giving the protein MASWECAIDGDDEQFDRVEDLIVHQSTAHERIECKVCGTVLPDGYFAIRHAFDEHSRAEYVRAYDATAKEVRRRENVKENIEEEADIREVIDRLEGGNGAI